ACCGCTAGTCGCGCAACCCCTTCCGAGGAGCTCAAGTGCCCGCCGATCTCAACCGCGTGACCCTCATCGGTCGCCTCACCCGTGACCCCGAGCTGCGCCACCTGCGCTCGGGCGATGCCGTGGCGTCGCTGCGCATCGCCGTCAACGGCCGTGCCCGCGACGAGGGCGGCCAATGGGTGGACAAGCCCAACTTCTTCGACGTCAGCGTGTTCGGCCGCCAGGCCGAGACCGTGGCCAACTACATGGCCAAGGGCCGCCGCATCGGCATCGACGGCCGCCTGCAATGGCGCGAGTGGGAGGCCCAGGACGGCGCGAAGCGCCAGAGCGTCGACGTGGTGGCCAACGACGTCTTCTTCCTCGACA
The sequence above is drawn from the Actinomycetota bacterium genome and encodes:
- the ssb gene encoding single-stranded DNA-binding protein; this translates as MPADLNRVTLIGRLTRDPELRHLRSGDAVASLRIAVNGRARDEGGQWVDKPNFFDVSVFGRQAETVANYMAKGRRIGIDGRLQWREWEAQDGAKRQSVDVVANDVFFLDSRDGGEGGGVGGGWQAQAAPVSPGGDLPVDTSDLSAPAPDPAGDDDIPF